One genomic segment of Culturomica massiliensis includes these proteins:
- a CDS encoding LytR/AlgR family response regulator transcription factor: MKVLIVEDEQPAVRKLVRLLEEVDPAIVIIGVLSSVEQVVNWFSVNTPPDLVFMDIQLEDGISFEVFDLLEIKIPVIFTTAYDEYALKAFKVNSVDYLLKPVGLEELKKAVDKFNTIHRLNMGYTRLEAIIKELYPVRKERFMVKIGEHYRSVPVSAIRCFYIAERSTFIFDDTGKNHPVDYSLDKIGQLVDPGLFFRVNRNFIIAYNSIGDIINYSSNRLKIILYGWDKKENILVSRERVALFKAWIDR, translated from the coding sequence ATGAAAGTATTGATTGTAGAAGATGAGCAGCCCGCTGTGCGGAAACTGGTCCGCTTATTGGAAGAAGTCGATCCGGCAATTGTGATTATCGGTGTCCTCTCGTCTGTTGAGCAGGTTGTAAATTGGTTTTCGGTTAATACGCCTCCCGATTTGGTATTTATGGATATACAACTGGAAGATGGTATTTCTTTTGAGGTATTTGACCTGCTTGAAATAAAAATTCCGGTAATATTTACAACGGCCTATGACGAATATGCCTTGAAAGCATTTAAGGTCAACAGTGTGGATTATCTCCTTAAGCCGGTAGGATTGGAAGAATTAAAAAAAGCGGTTGACAAATTTAATACGATCCATCGGTTAAATATGGGATATACGCGGCTTGAAGCAATAATTAAAGAATTGTATCCGGTACGTAAAGAACGTTTTATGGTAAAAATAGGGGAACATTACAGGTCAGTTCCTGTATCTGCAATCAGATGTTTTTATATAGCGGAGCGTTCCACTTTTATTTTTGATGACACCGGTAAAAATCATCCTGTAGATTATTCACTGGACAAAATCGGGCAGCTTGTCGATCCCGGTTTGTTTTTCAGGGTAAACAGAAACTTTATTATTGCTTATAATTCAATCGGGGATATCATAAATTATTCTTCCAACCGTTTAAAAATAATACTTTACGGATGGGATAAAAAAGAGAATATATTGGTTAGCCGGGAGCGGGTCGCTTTATTTAAAGCGTGGATAGACAGATGA
- a CDS encoding sensor histidine kinase, producing MIIAVLLFSIIYTWFIKRGEGTDIFDISVIVMTVSNIFTVLFIVSLFFKIQADNIKKPVSELKKKLIPSFVFFVLSAVVVSLFIFSLSDYVLFLLKGWDTRNFVENLLYKDIPGTFSSLFIGIFVASVIFFYEIWRQSINREQKLREENLRFRYGNLKAQVNPHFLFNSLNTLSEMVYEDARKTDICIQKLASVYRYMLENENVDWVPLDVEIEFVKNYFGLRKERDGEKITLEIRIENPGKFKIIPISLQILVENALKHNIASQARPLEISIYREGRYIVVANTMNSKTVLCRPSGIGLANLRERIKLVMGKEIVINQENSRFIVKLPLENN from the coding sequence ATGATTATAGCAGTACTACTGTTTAGTATCATTTATACATGGTTTATAAAACGAGGCGAAGGAACTGATATTTTCGATATATCTGTCATCGTAATGACGGTATCCAATATATTTACCGTTTTATTCATCGTAAGCCTGTTTTTTAAAATACAGGCCGATAATATAAAGAAGCCGGTCAGCGAATTAAAAAAGAAACTGATTCCTTCATTTGTATTTTTTGTGTTGTCGGCAGTTGTTGTTTCTTTGTTTATTTTCAGTTTAAGTGATTATGTATTGTTTCTGCTTAAGGGATGGGATACCCGTAATTTTGTGGAAAATTTACTCTATAAGGATATTCCGGGGACATTCTCGTCTCTTTTTATCGGAATCTTTGTGGCATCGGTTATATTTTTCTACGAGATATGGCGTCAGTCCATTAACCGGGAACAGAAATTGAGGGAGGAGAATTTAAGATTCAGATATGGAAATTTAAAAGCTCAGGTCAATCCCCATTTCTTGTTTAACAGTTTGAATACACTTTCTGAAATGGTGTATGAAGATGCCCGGAAAACAGATATTTGTATTCAGAAATTAGCTTCTGTTTATCGTTATATGCTTGAAAATGAAAATGTAGATTGGGTACCTCTGGATGTGGAAATTGAGTTCGTAAAAAATTATTTTGGTTTACGAAAAGAGCGTGACGGGGAGAAGATAACGTTGGAGATCAGGATAGAAAATCCGGGAAAATTTAAAATAATCCCCATATCCTTGCAGATATTGGTTGAAAATGCGTTAAAGCACAACATCGCTTCGCAAGCCCGGCCTTTGGAAATAAGTATTTATCGTGAAGGGAGGTATATTGTAGTTGCCAATACAATGAATAGCAAAACTGTATTGTGTCGTCCTTCGGGTATAGGATTAGCAAATCTTCGGGAAAGGATAAAATTGGTCATGGGTAAAGAAATCGTCATTAATCAGGAAAATAGTCGTTTCATTGTCAAACTGCCTCTTGAAAATAATTGA
- a CDS encoding RNA polymerase sigma factor has protein sequence MNQEREQQLIRQSVENDTAAFGRLVTEYQYYVFRLAFRLLCNTEEARDATQEVFIRAWTHLAQFKPQVKFTTWLYKITVNLCYDQMRQQRRQSGLIAAGQQEKAMEVPVEEDTGQNLENQELIARITRLTGELTPKQKLVFTLWDLEGIDPEEIKLITGMSSAKIKSNLYLARKYIRQRISKIL, from the coding sequence ATGAATCAGGAGCGTGAACAACAGTTAATCAGGCAAAGCGTGGAGAACGACACAGCGGCTTTCGGCCGGTTGGTTACCGAATATCAATATTATGTCTTCAGGCTTGCTTTCCGCCTGCTCTGTAATACTGAAGAAGCCCGGGATGCAACACAGGAAGTGTTTATCCGGGCCTGGACGCATCTGGCGCAATTTAAGCCGCAGGTGAAGTTTACGACCTGGTTGTATAAGATAACGGTAAATTTGTGTTACGATCAAATGCGGCAGCAGCGACGGCAATCCGGTTTGATAGCTGCGGGACAGCAGGAAAAGGCGATGGAAGTTCCGGTAGAAGAAGATACCGGACAAAATTTGGAAAATCAGGAACTGATAGCTCGTATCACCCGGCTGACCGGGGAACTGACACCCAAGCAAAAACTGGTGTTTACACTTTGGGATCTGGAGGGAATAGATCCGGAAGAAATTAAATTAATCACCGGGATGAGCAGTGCAAAAATTAAAAGTAATTTATATCTGGCCAGAAAATATATTCGTCAACGAATCAGTAAAATCTTATAA
- a CDS encoding efflux RND transporter periplasmic adaptor subunit — protein MKAYILIAIFFCLAAGCHTKKEGREQMPLPEIPVNTPQTRNVVYSYEYPAYLEAEQTVNLVARVSGFLERVGYTPGQEVKAGQTLFIIEPKPYEDQVNAALAGVNTAESQLAYAKASFEKMKEAVRTKAVSEIDYLQSESSYNSALADLQNAKAQLNTARINLNYCYIKAPFDGKVTRNLVDRANFVAGSVSPTTLATMYKDRQMYAYFNMAYPEYLNLPATGTKQATNDSLRFLTVSDAANPQHQWKGQLDYTSPNVDLQTGTVGVRAIIDNPEQQLLSGMYVKIHVPYRYVSNALLIPETSIGTNQTGRFVYILGTDNRVELNPVTVGVLEPDGMREIVSGIRPGDRYIVDALMSVRPGMQIKPKNK, from the coding sequence ATGAAAGCCTATATCTTAATCGCAATTTTTTTCTGTCTGGCGGCAGGATGTCACACTAAAAAAGAAGGACGGGAACAAATGCCGTTACCGGAAATCCCGGTAAATACTCCCCAAACCCGTAATGTTGTGTACAGCTACGAATATCCGGCCTATCTCGAAGCGGAGCAAACTGTAAACCTTGTAGCCCGGGTCTCCGGTTTTCTCGAAAGAGTCGGTTATACTCCCGGCCAGGAAGTCAAAGCGGGGCAAACCCTTTTCATCATTGAACCCAAACCCTACGAGGATCAGGTGAATGCAGCCTTAGCAGGGGTGAATACCGCCGAGTCCCAACTGGCATATGCCAAGGCCTCGTTTGAAAAGATGAAGGAGGCCGTACGTACCAAAGCGGTCAGCGAGATCGATTACCTGCAATCGGAATCTTCTTATAACTCGGCCCTCGCCGATTTGCAAAATGCCAAAGCTCAGCTCAATACAGCCCGTATCAATCTCAATTACTGCTATATCAAGGCTCCTTTCGACGGGAAGGTAACCCGGAATCTGGTAGACCGTGCCAATTTTGTTGCCGGTTCGGTCAGTCCCACAACCCTCGCCACGATGTATAAGGACCGGCAAATGTACGCTTATTTCAATATGGCCTACCCGGAATACCTCAATCTGCCGGCAACCGGCACAAAGCAAGCGACGAACGATTCGCTCCGGTTTCTGACCGTCAGTGACGCCGCCAATCCGCAACACCAATGGAAAGGCCAGCTCGACTATACTTCGCCGAATGTCGACCTGCAAACAGGGACAGTCGGCGTCCGGGCCATTATAGATAATCCGGAACAACAACTGCTGAGCGGCATGTACGTCAAGATACATGTCCCCTACCGCTACGTAAGCAATGCTTTGCTTATCCCGGAAACCTCCATCGGCACAAACCAAACAGGAAGGTTTGTTTATATCCTGGGAACGGACAACCGGGTCGAGCTTAACCCCGTCACCGTCGGTGTGCTCGAACCGGACGGGATGCGCGAAATTGTCAGCGGTATACGTCCCGGCGACCGTTATATTGTGGATGCCCTTATGAGCGTACGCCCCGGCATGCAGATCAAACCTAAAAATAAATGA
- a CDS encoding efflux RND transporter permease subunit, whose product MISTFFINRPIFATVLSILIVIAGLVSLNSLPVEQYPSITPPTVVVRASYPGANATTIANMIGTPIEQQVNGVEGMLYMSSSSSSTGSYQLTITFEVGTDLDMATVLVENRVNIALPTLPQEVTKIGVTTTKESTNVVMFISLTTSSPDYDALYLSNYADLNIVNQLERVKGVGNVSLFGMGNYSMRIWLDPDLLAIRGITADDVLAAIQSQNIQVAAGSVGAEPLQHKEAYQYTLETQGLLVNEEEFGNIIIKAFPDGKYLRMRDIADIEIGRETYSTTAQLKGGSVAALAIYQLPGANALDVSERVKTEMNHLATYFPQGIDYNVTLDTTEFIRASIAGIYSTLITAFILVLLVILLFLQNWRAMLIPLIAIPVSLVGTFTFMKLFGFSINTLTLFGLVLAIGLVVDDAIIIVENSYRLIETGKYNTVKEAVNQAMKEVSGAVIGIVLVLLAVFIPTAFIGGITGQLYKQFALTIAISTVISGFNALTLSPALCALFLKPKQPTRFFLFKAFNRFFEKTTNGYTWVIRGFMRKSILTLIIFFVISFFAFWGFLKWPRTFLPEEDQGYFLAFMQLTDAASSSQTQTALEKAAAIINRIDGVETYITINGFSVMSGANASNAATVFVMLKNWDERKAPGMSAQAIVDKFNMLAHFEIPEALTFAVLPPSIPGLGESSGFEVMLQDINNYGPQELQKMTDELMVAAAQTPGLASVESMFSADVPLYYLNIDRNKIEMMQIPISNVFNTLTVFLGSSYVNNFVKFGRTYQVKVEGAPDSRALIGDIRRLNVRNAQGDMIPLSAFTTVESRVGAENLTRYNTYTSALISGSAASGYSSGEALEIMGNLIKEKAGSSFGYEWTSMAYQEENSSSSTSLIFILAILVAYLILAAQYESWTNPAAVIMGLPIALLGVVIGVMVMNLPISVYTQIGIVLLIALTAKNAILIVEFARDYHAAGKSINEAALEGGRVRLRPILMTSFAFILGTFPLVISSGAGAASRISLGIAVFAGMLMTALVGTLFIPNFYKLMQELQEKFTRNKKTPPDTNSVI is encoded by the coding sequence ATGATAAGCACTTTCTTTATCAACCGTCCGATATTTGCCACCGTATTGTCGATACTGATCGTCATTGCAGGCCTTGTTTCCCTGAACAGCCTGCCTGTCGAGCAATATCCTTCCATTACCCCGCCGACCGTTGTCGTACGCGCTTCTTATCCGGGAGCCAATGCAACGACAATTGCCAATATGATCGGCACTCCCATTGAACAACAAGTCAACGGCGTCGAAGGAATGCTTTACATGTCGTCCTCATCTTCCAGCACTGGCTCTTATCAACTGACCATTACTTTCGAAGTCGGTACGGACCTCGATATGGCCACCGTCCTGGTTGAAAACCGCGTTAATATCGCTTTACCGACCTTACCACAGGAAGTTACCAAGATCGGGGTGACGACGACCAAAGAATCGACCAATGTCGTCATGTTTATCTCCCTGACCACCAGCTCTCCCGATTACGACGCCCTTTACCTGTCGAATTATGCCGATCTGAATATCGTCAACCAGTTGGAACGGGTTAAAGGTGTGGGTAATGTCAGTCTTTTCGGTATGGGGAATTACAGTATGCGCATCTGGCTCGATCCCGATCTGCTGGCCATCCGCGGAATCACAGCCGACGATGTCCTTGCGGCCATACAGAGCCAGAATATACAGGTAGCGGCCGGAAGTGTCGGCGCCGAACCGCTGCAACACAAAGAAGCCTACCAATATACACTGGAAACCCAAGGTTTGCTCGTCAATGAAGAAGAGTTCGGTAATATCATCATCAAAGCCTTTCCCGACGGGAAATACCTTCGTATGCGGGACATTGCCGATATTGAGATCGGCCGGGAAACATACAGTACTACCGCCCAATTAAAAGGCGGTTCTGTAGCTGCACTGGCCATCTATCAGCTTCCCGGAGCAAACGCCCTCGATGTTTCCGAGCGGGTAAAAACGGAAATGAACCATCTGGCTACTTATTTCCCGCAGGGTATCGATTACAACGTCACCCTCGATACAACCGAGTTTATCCGGGCTTCCATCGCCGGTATTTACAGTACGCTTATCACGGCTTTCATACTCGTACTGCTGGTGATCCTGCTTTTCCTGCAAAACTGGCGGGCGATGCTGATTCCACTCATTGCGATCCCTGTATCTCTGGTCGGTACTTTCACATTTATGAAACTATTCGGGTTTTCCATCAATACGCTGACCCTATTCGGATTGGTACTGGCTATCGGACTGGTGGTAGACGACGCCATTATCATCGTTGAAAACAGCTACCGCCTGATCGAAACCGGGAAATACAATACCGTCAAGGAAGCCGTCAACCAGGCCATGAAAGAAGTGTCGGGCGCTGTTATCGGCATCGTGCTTGTATTGCTGGCCGTATTTATACCCACAGCTTTTATCGGAGGCATCACGGGGCAACTTTACAAGCAATTTGCCCTGACGATTGCCATATCGACGGTTATCAGCGGCTTTAACGCCCTTACCCTGAGTCCTGCACTGTGCGCTCTTTTTCTCAAGCCGAAACAACCGACCCGGTTTTTCCTGTTCAAAGCTTTCAACCGTTTTTTTGAGAAAACAACCAACGGTTACACCTGGGTCATCCGGGGCTTTATGCGTAAATCCATACTTACCCTCATCATATTTTTCGTTATTTCTTTCTTTGCTTTCTGGGGATTCCTGAAATGGCCGCGTACTTTCCTGCCGGAAGAAGACCAGGGTTATTTCCTGGCTTTTATGCAGCTTACGGATGCCGCTTCTTCTTCACAGACCCAGACAGCCCTTGAAAAAGCCGCCGCCATCATCAACCGCATCGACGGTGTAGAAACCTATATCACGATCAACGGCTTTTCAGTCATGAGCGGTGCCAATGCCTCCAATGCAGCCACCGTTTTCGTCATGCTGAAAAACTGGGACGAACGTAAAGCCCCCGGCATGAGTGCCCAGGCTATTGTCGACAAATTCAATATGCTCGCCCATTTCGAGATACCGGAGGCCCTGACTTTCGCCGTGCTGCCGCCTTCCATCCCCGGATTAGGGGAAAGCAGCGGGTTTGAAGTGATGCTCCAGGATATCAATAATTACGGTCCGCAGGAACTCCAAAAAATGACGGATGAGCTCATGGTAGCCGCCGCACAAACCCCCGGCCTGGCTTCTGTGGAATCGATGTTCAGTGCCGATGTTCCCTTGTATTACCTCAATATCGACCGGAACAAAATAGAGATGATGCAAATCCCGATCAGCAATGTTTTCAACACGCTGACGGTGTTCCTCGGCTCTTCTTATGTCAATAATTTCGTAAAATTCGGCCGCACTTACCAAGTGAAGGTTGAAGGCGCTCCCGACAGCCGGGCCCTGATCGGGGATATCCGCCGGCTGAATGTCAGAAATGCCCAGGGCGATATGATTCCCCTTTCGGCCTTTACTACGGTAGAAAGCCGCGTCGGGGCAGAAAACCTGACCCGTTACAACACCTATACTTCGGCTCTTATCTCGGGCTCTGCCGCTTCCGGTTACAGTTCGGGAGAGGCACTGGAAATTATGGGTAATCTGATCAAAGAGAAGGCCGGCTCCTCATTCGGTTACGAATGGACGTCCATGGCCTATCAGGAAGAAAATTCCAGTTCGAGCACGAGTCTGATATTTATTCTCGCGATTCTCGTCGCCTATCTTATTCTGGCTGCCCAATATGAAAGCTGGACGAATCCGGCCGCTGTCATCATGGGACTCCCTATCGCCCTGCTAGGCGTCGTTATCGGGGTGATGGTGATGAACCTGCCTATCAGTGTATACACACAGATCGGTATCGTCCTCCTTATCGCCCTGACGGCCAAGAACGCCATCCTCATCGTCGAATTTGCCCGCGATTACCACGCCGCCGGCAAATCCATCAACGAAGCCGCACTGGAAGGGGGCCGTGTCCGCCTGCGACCGATACTGATGACCTCCTTTGCCTTTATCCTCGGTACCTTCCCGTTGGTTATCTCCTCCGGAGCCGGAGCCGCCAGCCGCATTTCCCTCGGTATCGCCGTTTTCGCCGGTATGCTTATGACCGCCCTCGTCGGTACCCTGTTTATCCCCAATTTCTACAAACTTATGCAGGAACTACAGGAAAAATTCACCCGCAACAAAAAAACGCCGCCGGACACCAATTCTGTGATCTGA
- a CDS encoding S41 family peptidase: MLKSIGLSCILLGIFYWGYCQNSRGYDLVEAYPEVLVNPYSRPFSPDSVITAFPKDVIHPHLFESLPISERDSIRRIVISRMKKDTLNLTESLYAFKPYFDRLKFEDPHFRPLIPWFITKNNRANSDKIPILPWDIININDTIIIDHSYDEKFHKGDRILEINNTPVEEFIKYTYTNRYSPFIVYQAYYHYAYSPGYTVKTQRQNQILNIHTEGITYDHYLKNKISENQKKIWADYKTGYFSIPAFRYNKSIIKDLYSFIKRLKKIGYPNLIIDIRKNGGGSGSDFDELMSLLVNKDTVVYLKNVRLRVSPNTIKDYDFLTEDRMGQLINLPERYFVKSFPLNKEKYQNMNIYVLISEDTGSQAATFANILQYNGSAKLAGVPLLHNALKYGEITHLPWSSNPYATVSISTIELDEYTRNPDGQVYPDIEIPFVASEYMKGGDPVLEKLLEHIESTR, translated from the coding sequence ATGTTAAAATCAATAGGGTTATCGTGTATTTTATTGGGGATATTTTATTGGGGATATTGTCAGAATTCTCGGGGATATGATCTTGTTGAGGCTTATCCGGAGGTGTTGGTGAATCCTTATTCCCGGCCGTTTTCCCCGGATTCTGTAATAACAGCTTTTCCAAAAGATGTAATACATCCTCATCTTTTTGAGAGTTTGCCGATATCGGAAAGGGATTCTATCCGAAGGATAGTGATTTCCAGAATGAAGAAAGACACGCTTAATTTAACGGAATCATTATATGCTTTTAAACCTTATTTTGATCGGTTGAAATTTGAAGATCCTCATTTCCGTCCGTTAATCCCTTGGTTTATCACGAAAAACAATAGAGCGAATTCTGATAAAATACCGATATTGCCTTGGGATATTATTAATATAAACGATACCATTATCATTGATCATTCATATGATGAAAAATTCCATAAAGGAGATCGTATTTTAGAGATTAATAATACGCCTGTTGAGGAATTTATAAAGTACACGTATACGAACCGTTATTCTCCGTTTATTGTTTATCAGGCTTATTATCACTATGCTTATAGTCCCGGCTATACGGTTAAAACTCAACGTCAGAATCAAATACTGAATATTCATACGGAAGGAATAACTTACGATCATTATTTAAAAAATAAAATCTCTGAAAATCAAAAGAAAATATGGGCAGACTATAAAACCGGATATTTCAGTATTCCGGCTTTCAGGTATAATAAAAGTATCATTAAAGACCTGTATTCTTTTATTAAGCGTTTGAAAAAAATAGGCTATCCGAACCTGATCATTGATATACGAAAAAATGGGGGAGGCAGTGGAAGCGATTTCGATGAGTTAATGTCGTTGCTCGTTAATAAGGACACGGTCGTTTATTTAAAAAATGTCAGATTACGGGTGTCTCCAAATACCATTAAAGATTACGATTTTCTTACGGAAGACAGGATGGGGCAATTGATTAATTTGCCTGAACGGTATTTTGTTAAATCATTTCCTTTGAATAAAGAGAAATACCAGAATATGAATATTTACGTATTAATAAGTGAAGATACGGGATCACAGGCCGCAACTTTTGCCAATATTTTGCAATATAACGGTTCTGCAAAATTGGCCGGTGTTCCGCTTTTGCACAATGCTTTGAAATACGGGGAAATAACTCATCTGCCGTGGAGCAGTAATCCTTACGCCACAGTAAGTATCTCAACAATAGAACTCGATGAATACACCCGCAATCCGGACGGTCAGGTATATCCGGATATAGAGATTCCTTTCGTTGCCTCGGAATATATGAAAGGCGGCGATCCTGTCCTGGAAAAACTATTGGAACATATCGAAAGTACACGGTGA
- a CDS encoding CPBP family intramembrane glutamic endopeptidase: MYLSLKSSNNLPLYNPMYNIHRLKEIIGKANMIQFCLIVLIAVNLTKAIVHLPFKILRINDIQFNEPLINLEKPVLTVDLLLDILVFAPIIETALYQTLIFKFTKWLNFNDITIVLISAVCFGLMHDYSLFYMISTFFTGSILMYTYILRAKYRNKPYWSITLAHSTINVLALLMLLVFEIL, from the coding sequence ATGTATTTATCGTTAAAAAGCTCAAACAACCTTCCACTTTATAATCCAATGTATAATATTCATCGTTTAAAGGAAATCATAGGCAAAGCGAACATGATTCAATTTTGCCTTATCGTGTTGATTGCGGTTAATCTGACAAAAGCCATTGTTCATTTACCTTTTAAAATACTCCGAATAAATGATATACAGTTTAATGAACCATTAATAAATCTGGAAAAACCCGTTTTAACCGTCGATCTGTTGTTAGACATTTTAGTATTTGCACCTATTATCGAAACGGCATTGTATCAGACACTTATTTTTAAATTTACGAAATGGTTGAATTTTAACGATATCACTATTGTACTGATTTCAGCTGTATGTTTCGGTCTGATGCATGACTACAGCCTGTTTTATATGATCAGCACCTTTTTTACGGGAAGTATTCTAATGTACACCTATATTTTAAGGGCAAAATATCGCAATAAACCGTATTGGTCTATAACCTTAGCTCATTCTACTATCAACGTTCTTGCTTTACTTATGCTATTGGTATTTGAAATATTGTAA
- a CDS encoding CPBP family intramembrane glutamic endopeptidase: MYNIHRLKKIIGKANMIQFCLIVLVAVNLTKAIVYLPFKMFQLEDIQFREELINPEQPTLTVTILISALILAPIVETALFQTLIYQLKKWLHFNNITIVLISSVCFSLVHNFSLLYIISTFFIGSILMYTYILRSEYNNKPYWSMTLAHSTLNAFALFMLLVFEIL; encoded by the coding sequence ATGTATAACATTCATCGTTTAAAAAAAATCATAGGCAAAGCGAACATGATTCAATTTTGCCTTATCGTGTTGGTTGCGGTTAATCTAACAAAAGCCATTGTTTACTTGCCCTTCAAAATGTTTCAATTAGAGGATATTCAGTTTAGAGAAGAACTAATAAATCCCGAACAACCGACCTTAACCGTTACGATATTAATATCGGCTTTGATTTTAGCACCTATTGTTGAAACGGCATTATTTCAGACACTTATTTATCAATTAAAAAAATGGTTGCATTTTAACAATATAACTATCGTCTTAATTTCATCTGTATGTTTCAGTCTGGTACATAATTTCAGCCTGCTTTATATAATCAGCACCTTTTTTATAGGAAGCATTCTGATGTACACATATATTTTAAGGTCGGAATATAACAATAAACCGTATTGGTCTATGACCTTGGCTCATTCTACTCTCAACGCTTTTGCTTTATTTATGCTATTGGTATTTGAAATATTGTAA
- a CDS encoding alpha/beta hydrolase family protein, giving the protein MKKVDDVLWYNKVGDVAYVDKVYLCGPPKANPSNPTAMGVNNPLKFWAYVFVPKSIDPDKKYPLIVFAHSGVHADFSTYYAHIVRELVAQEYIVVAAEYRGSTGYGAGTYKNIDYGGLENQDVYESGQYMVENYSFVDKNRIGIIGWSHGGMITLMNLMTYPGVYKCGFAGVPVCDVIMRMGYAEDGYREMFRRDIGKSARGDIAEYKRRSPVWHADKLKDPVLIYTNTNDDDVNVIEVEHMIRALKAEGKQFDYKIFQDMPGGHSFDRIDIRTATEIRYDIYKYLAKHLKPSKPFKSHKELRIAAYRFN; this is encoded by the coding sequence ATGAAGAAAGTGGATGATGTGCTGTGGTATAACAAGGTGGGGGACGTGGCCTATGTCGATAAAGTATATCTGTGTGGTCCGCCTAAGGCCAATCCGTCCAATCCCACAGCTATGGGTGTGAATAACCCGTTGAAGTTCTGGGCGTATGTATTTGTTCCGAAAAGTATTGATCCGGACAAAAAATATCCTTTGATCGTTTTTGCCCATAGCGGAGTACATGCGGATTTTTCGACCTATTATGCCCATATTGTCCGGGAATTAGTGGCCCAGGAGTATATTGTAGTGGCGGCCGAATACCGGGGAAGTACCGGGTATGGTGCCGGGACGTATAAAAACATCGATTACGGTGGTCTGGAAAATCAGGATGTTTACGAGAGCGGACAATATATGGTTGAAAATTATAGTTTCGTGGATAAAAACCGGATTGGGATTATAGGCTGGAGTCACGGAGGAATGATTACGCTGATGAATCTGATGACCTATCCCGGTGTGTATAAATGTGGGTTTGCGGGAGTACCTGTTTGTGATGTTATCATGCGGATGGGATATGCCGAAGATGGTTACCGGGAAATGTTCAGGCGGGACATCGGGAAAAGCGCCAGGGGTGATATTGCAGAATACAAAAGGCGTTCTCCGGTGTGGCATGCCGACAAGCTGAAAGACCCGGTATTGATCTATACGAATACGAATGACGACGATGTGAATGTTATCGAAGTGGAACATATGATCAGGGCCCTGAAAGCGGAAGGAAAGCAATTTGATTACAAGATATTTCAGGATATGCCCGGCGGGCATTCTTTTGACCGGATCGACATCAGAACCGCGACCGAAATCCGCTACGATATATACAAATATCTGGCAAAACACCTGAAACCCTCCAAACCGTTTAAATCCCATAAGGAATTGAGAATAGCCGCCTATCGTTTCAATTGA
- a CDS encoding RNA polymerase sigma factor gives MTEKEFNTSILPLTHDIFTFAVHLTGDRSGAADITQDVMYKLWEMRRELCKVRNPKAWALKITRNLCLDILKKQKPLYDEEQMYKNSGYDHDLLRSLEDKETAALVKQIIDTLPDNQREVVILREIEEMEYNEIAEITGLGLNNIRVLLSRARTKIKEILVKQYSISKYE, from the coding sequence ATGACGGAGAAAGAGTTCAATACATCGATTTTACCGCTGACACACGACATTTTTACTTTTGCGGTACATCTGACGGGCGACCGGTCCGGAGCTGCGGATATTACCCAGGATGTGATGTATAAACTGTGGGAGATGCGCCGGGAGTTATGCAAGGTGCGAAATCCCAAAGCATGGGCTTTGAAAATCACACGCAATTTATGCCTCGACATTCTTAAAAAACAAAAACCGTTATATGATGAAGAACAGATGTACAAAAACAGCGGTTACGATCACGACCTGCTCCGGTCACTGGAAGATAAAGAAACGGCGGCATTGGTAAAGCAGATTATCGATACCCTTCCGGACAACCAGCGGGAGGTTGTCATTCTCCGGGAGATCGAAGAGATGGAATACAATGAGATTGCAGAAATCACCGGCCTCGGCCTGAACAATATACGGGTGCTGTTATCCAGGGCCCGCACCAAAATCAAAGAGATTCTGGTAAAACAATACAGTATTTCGAAATACGAATGA